In Streptomyces sp. NBC_00483, a single window of DNA contains:
- a CDS encoding AraC family transcriptional regulator, whose translation MLDRLNQVMDHIEQRLDEPLDIAELARIATTSEYHLRRMFSALAGMPLSEYVRRRRLTVAGAEVLADQESLLTIAVRYGYGSGEAFARAFRALHGVGPGEARRTKPALVSQPRLSFRLTVEGNSSMRYRVVDRPDFSVVGPKARVPLVYSGPNQAIIDFVRSVPPETVSALEQLSKGSGEAPEGIVAVCDDLDPGRAEGSELDYYHGVVAGPDAPTPEDATVLPVPAGTWAVFTTSGPAPEAIQALWATVYTEWFPANPYRTRPGPEILRTRMSPDGKTADAELWLPVERESS comes from the coding sequence TTGCTGGACCGGCTCAACCAGGTCATGGACCACATCGAGCAGCGCCTCGACGAGCCCCTGGACATCGCGGAACTGGCGCGCATCGCCACCACGTCCGAGTACCACCTGCGCCGGATGTTCTCGGCGCTCGCGGGCATGCCGCTGTCGGAGTACGTCCGGCGGCGCCGGCTCACGGTGGCGGGCGCCGAGGTCCTCGCCGACCAGGAGTCGCTCCTGACCATCGCCGTGCGCTACGGGTACGGCTCGGGCGAGGCGTTCGCCCGGGCATTCCGTGCCCTGCACGGTGTCGGCCCCGGCGAGGCCCGCCGAACAAAACCGGCACTGGTCTCCCAGCCCCGCCTCTCCTTCCGGCTCACCGTCGAAGGGAACAGCAGCATGCGCTACCGCGTAGTGGACCGCCCCGACTTCAGCGTCGTCGGACCGAAGGCCCGGGTACCCCTGGTGTACTCGGGCCCGAACCAGGCGATCATCGACTTCGTCCGGTCCGTCCCGCCCGAAACCGTCTCGGCCCTGGAACAGCTCTCGAAGGGCTCCGGCGAGGCCCCCGAGGGCATCGTCGCGGTCTGCGACGACCTGGACCCCGGCCGCGCCGAGGGCAGCGAACTCGACTACTACCACGGGGTCGTGGCCGGCCCGGACGCCCCGACCCCCGAGGACGCCACCGTGCTCCCCGTCCCCGCCGGCACCTGGGCGGTCTTCACCACCTCTGGCCCGGCCCCGGAGGCCATCCAGGCACTCTGGGCGACGGTGTACACGGAGTGGTTCCCCGCCAACCCGTACCGCACCCGCCCCGGCCCGGAGATCCTGCGTACGCGCATGTCCCCGGACGGCAAGACGGCGGACGCGGAACTGTGGCTGCCGGTGGAGCGCGAGTCCTCCTGA
- a CDS encoding cation:dicarboxylate symporter family transporter has protein sequence MADTETAKPAAPAKRDRTHYLYIAVIVAVLLGIAVGFAAPDFAKELKPIGTGFVNLIKMMISPIIFCTIVLGVGSVRKAAKIGKVGGLALGYFIVMSVVALAIGLLVGNFLHPGDGMHLTEAVKGAGHTAAAEANEGPVDFILGIIPTTMVSAFTGDSVLQTLLVALLVGFALQAMGRSGEPVLRGVEHIQKLVFRVLGMIMWAAPVGAFGAMAAVIGETGVDALKALATIMVGFYVTCALFVGIVLAAIMRLATGFNIFMLLKYLGREFLLILSTSSSESALPRLIAKMEHLGVSRPVVGITVPTGYSFNLDGTMIYLTMASLFISDAMDQPMSVGQQIGLLLFMMIASKGAAGVSGSGIAVLASGLQSHKPGLVDGVGLIIGIDRFMSEARALTNFAGNAVATLLIGTWTGEVDRDRVKKVLAGELPFDERTLLDSGASSDASDTDSDVPTPRDGGAKEPVGA, from the coding sequence GTGGCCGATACAGAGACCGCGAAACCAGCCGCACCAGCGAAGCGGGACCGCACTCACTATCTCTACATCGCCGTGATCGTGGCCGTGCTGCTCGGTATCGCAGTCGGCTTCGCCGCGCCCGACTTCGCCAAGGAACTGAAGCCCATCGGTACGGGCTTCGTGAACCTGATCAAGATGATGATCTCGCCCATCATCTTCTGCACGATCGTCCTGGGCGTCGGCTCCGTACGGAAGGCCGCGAAGATCGGCAAGGTCGGCGGCCTCGCCCTCGGCTACTTCATCGTGATGTCGGTCGTGGCCCTCGCCATCGGCCTGCTCGTCGGCAACTTCCTGCACCCCGGCGACGGCATGCACCTCACCGAGGCCGTGAAGGGCGCGGGCCACACGGCGGCCGCAGAGGCCAACGAGGGCCCCGTCGACTTCATCCTCGGCATCATCCCGACGACGATGGTCTCCGCCTTCACCGGCGACTCGGTCCTCCAGACCCTGCTCGTCGCGCTGCTCGTCGGCTTCGCCCTCCAGGCCATGGGCCGCTCCGGCGAGCCGGTCCTGCGCGGCGTCGAGCACATCCAGAAGCTCGTCTTCCGCGTCCTCGGCATGATCATGTGGGCCGCCCCGGTCGGCGCCTTCGGCGCGATGGCCGCGGTCATCGGCGAAACGGGCGTCGACGCCCTCAAGGCCCTCGCCACGATCATGGTCGGCTTCTACGTCACCTGCGCCCTGTTCGTCGGCATCGTGCTGGCGGCGATCATGCGCCTGGCGACGGGCTTCAACATCTTCATGCTGCTGAAGTACCTGGGCCGGGAGTTCCTGCTCATCCTCTCGACCTCCTCCTCCGAGTCGGCGCTGCCGCGCCTGATCGCGAAGATGGAGCACCTGGGCGTGAGCCGCCCGGTCGTCGGCATCACCGTCCCGACCGGATACTCCTTCAACCTCGACGGCACCATGATCTACCTGACCATGGCGTCCCTCTTCATCTCCGACGCCATGGACCAGCCGATGTCCGTCGGCCAGCAGATCGGCCTGCTCCTCTTCATGATGATCGCGTCGAAGGGCGCGGCGGGCGTCTCCGGATCCGGCATCGCGGTCCTCGCCTCGGGCCTCCAGTCCCACAAGCCGGGCCTGGTCGACGGCGTCGGCCTGATCATCGGCATCGACCGCTTCATGAGCGAGGCCCGCGCCCTCACCAACTTCGCGGGCAACGCGGTGGCCACGCTGCTCATCGGCACGTGGACCGGAGAGGTCGACCGGGACCGCGTGAAGAAGGTCCTCGCCGGCGAGCTGCCCTTCGACGAGCGCACGCTGCTCGACTCCGGTGCCTCCTCGGACGCCTCCGACACCGACTCGGACGTTCCGACGCCGCGCGACGGCGGAGCGAAGGAGCCGGTCGGAGCCTGA
- a CDS encoding sensor histidine kinase, translating to MRLPRPRSLAGQLFAMQVVLVAVVVAGCALFTYVSDRGQAESSARRQATATARAVADARSVREAASGAQDPTVRLQPYAREVQRHTGVDFVTIMDPDGIRWTHPDERQIGERYLGHIGPALKGHTFSETYTGTLGPSVRVVTPVYDEGRHRVVGLVSAGITIDVITAQAQGQVLAVAGVALAALVLGGIGTYVINARLRRHTHGMNATELSRMHAYHQAALHAVREGLVMLDGQRRIALMNDGARVLLGVAEGDDAVGRSVAELGLPAPLTGALLAAEPRVDEVHLTVDRVVVVNTSPVASGDRRGTVVTLRDHTELQAVMGELDSERGFTRALRSQAHEAANRLHTVVSLIELGRADEAVDFATAELELAQALTDQVVGAVHEPVLAALLLGKAAQANEHGVELVVSADTRIDDGLLPQVLPARDLVTVLGNLVDNAVDAAQGAPGARVTVTARTEDDVLLLRVADTGPGVDPAHVDSVFERGWSTKPKPSGAGGRGLGLALVRQALARCGGVLDLGRSADGGAEFTVRVPIAAVPPNQAPAAIEARGPGQSPESPAPDGVTAAGLCPGPRASIAGGAEIGGAADGARSGEAGNVGTVGRGPHE from the coding sequence ATGCGTCTCCCCCGTCCCCGCAGCCTGGCGGGCCAGCTCTTCGCGATGCAGGTCGTGCTGGTGGCCGTCGTGGTGGCGGGGTGTGCGCTCTTTACGTATGTGAGTGACCGGGGGCAGGCGGAGAGCAGCGCGCGGCGCCAGGCCACGGCCACGGCGCGGGCCGTCGCCGACGCGCGGTCCGTGCGTGAGGCGGCCTCCGGCGCGCAGGATCCGACCGTGCGCCTTCAGCCGTACGCGCGCGAGGTGCAGCGGCACACCGGCGTCGACTTCGTGACGATCATGGATCCGGACGGAATCCGCTGGACGCATCCCGACGAGCGGCAGATCGGGGAGCGCTACCTCGGGCACATCGGGCCGGCTTTGAAGGGGCACACGTTCTCGGAGACGTACACGGGGACGCTGGGGCCCTCGGTGCGGGTGGTCACGCCCGTGTACGACGAGGGGCGGCACCGGGTCGTCGGGCTCGTCAGCGCGGGCATCACGATCGATGTCATCACCGCTCAGGCGCAGGGACAGGTCCTTGCCGTGGCGGGGGTCGCGCTCGCCGCGCTGGTGCTCGGGGGTATTGGTACGTACGTCATAAACGCTCGTCTACGTCGGCACACCCACGGGATGAACGCGACCGAGCTGAGCCGGATGCACGCCTATCACCAGGCCGCGCTGCACGCCGTGCGCGAGGGGCTCGTGATGCTGGACGGGCAGCGGCGGATCGCGCTCATGAACGACGGGGCGCGGGTGCTGCTCGGTGTCGCGGAAGGGGATGACGCCGTCGGGCGGTCCGTCGCCGAGCTCGGGCTGCCCGCGCCGCTCACCGGTGCGCTGCTGGCCGCCGAGCCGCGGGTCGACGAGGTGCATCTGACGGTCGACCGTGTCGTGGTGGTGAATACGTCGCCGGTGGCGAGCGGGGATCGGCGCGGCACGGTCGTGACTCTCAGGGACCACACCGAACTGCAGGCCGTGATGGGCGAGTTGGACTCCGAGCGGGGGTTCACGCGGGCGCTCAGGTCGCAGGCGCACGAGGCGGCGAACCGGCTGCACACGGTCGTCTCGCTGATCGAGCTGGGGCGGGCGGACGAGGCAGTGGATTTCGCGACCGCCGAGCTGGAGCTGGCGCAGGCGCTGACCGATCAGGTCGTGGGCGCGGTGCACGAGCCGGTGCTGGCCGCCCTGCTGCTCGGCAAGGCGGCGCAGGCCAATGAGCACGGTGTGGAGTTGGTGGTGTCGGCCGATACGCGGATCGACGACGGGCTGCTGCCGCAGGTGCTGCCCGCGCGTGATCTGGTCACCGTGCTGGGCAACCTCGTCGACAATGCGGTGGACGCGGCGCAGGGGGCGCCCGGCGCGCGGGTCACGGTCACGGCGCGGACCGAGGACGACGTCCTGTTGTTGCGGGTGGCCGACACGGGGCCGGGGGTCGACCCGGCGCATGTCGACTCCGTCTTTGAGCGTGGCTGGTCGACGAAGCCGAAGCCCTCCGGGGCGGGTGGGCGGGGGCTCGGTCTGGCGCTTGTGCGGCAGGCCCTTGCCCGGTGTGGTGGGGTGTTGGACCTTGGGCGGTCGGCGGACGGCGGGGCGGAGTTCACGGTGCGGGTTCCGATTGCTGCGGTGCCGCCAAATCAAGCCCCTGCGGCGATTGAGGCGCGGGGTCCGGGGCAGAGCCCCGAGTCCCCAGCCCCGGACGGGGTTACGGCCGCGGGGCTCTGCCCCGGACCCCGCGCCTCAATCGCCGGCGGGGCTGAAATTGGCGGAGCCGCCGACGGGGCCAGAAGTGGCGAGGCCGGAAATGTCGGAACCGTAGGAAGAGGACCCCATGAGTGA
- a CDS encoding ABC transporter substrate-binding protein, with translation MRPTAPLLTATVLLAAATLTACGGGSGSDSDTIKVSFKQSTDNKVKVMDDYLAAMKKKFEKAHPGKKVKFVPIKAPDAEYYTKLQQMLRSPRTAPDLVYEDTFLINSDIASGYLKPLDPYLGKWSDWGQFIGTAKTAAKARDGKTYGVPDGTDTRGLWYDKAILKKAGIKVPWQPKNWDEVLDAARTIKQKVPGVTPLNVYTGKPAGEASTMQGFQMLLYGTGAGSADPLYDKTTGKWVTGSKAFKDSLKFVETVSKEKLGPEVSDSLDPNFPTQVRGELLPEGKLGINLDGSWLPQDWIKGSGHEWPEWSQKLGLAHMPTQEGQAPGKVSMSGGWTWAIPAKSANPDLAFDFIKTMQTKENAKRWYIANSGIAVRKDVAADPAYVKAQPGIKFFTDLVASTHYRPAYPAYPKVSTAIQEAMESVTTGDASVDKAASTYDEQVKTASDGKVVKKP, from the coding sequence GTGCGCCCCACCGCCCCGCTCCTCACCGCCACCGTCCTCCTGGCCGCCGCCACGCTCACCGCGTGCGGCGGCGGCTCCGGAAGCGACTCGGACACCATCAAGGTGTCCTTCAAGCAGTCCACGGACAACAAGGTCAAGGTCATGGACGACTACCTGGCCGCGATGAAGAAGAAGTTCGAGAAGGCGCATCCCGGCAAGAAGGTGAAGTTCGTCCCGATCAAGGCGCCGGACGCGGAGTACTACACCAAGCTCCAGCAGATGCTGCGCTCCCCCAGGACGGCCCCCGACCTCGTCTACGAGGACACCTTCCTCATCAACTCCGACATCGCCAGCGGCTATCTGAAGCCCCTCGACCCCTACCTGGGGAAGTGGTCGGACTGGGGCCAGTTCATCGGCACGGCGAAGACCGCGGCGAAGGCGCGGGACGGGAAGACGTACGGCGTCCCGGACGGCACCGACACCCGCGGCCTCTGGTACGACAAGGCGATCCTGAAGAAGGCCGGCATCAAGGTGCCCTGGCAGCCGAAGAACTGGGACGAGGTCCTGGACGCCGCCCGCACCATCAAGCAGAAGGTCCCCGGCGTCACCCCGCTGAACGTCTACACCGGAAAGCCGGCCGGCGAGGCCTCGACGATGCAGGGCTTCCAGATGCTCCTGTACGGGACCGGGGCCGGCTCCGCGGACCCGCTCTACGACAAGACCACGGGCAAGTGGGTCACAGGCTCGAAGGCGTTCAAGGACAGCCTGAAATTCGTGGAGACGGTCTCCAAGGAGAAGCTCGGCCCCGAGGTCTCCGACTCCCTCGACCCGAACTTCCCCACGCAGGTGCGCGGTGAGCTGCTGCCCGAGGGCAAGCTCGGCATCAACCTCGACGGCTCCTGGCTGCCGCAGGACTGGATCAAGGGCAGCGGGCACGAGTGGCCCGAGTGGTCGCAGAAGCTCGGCCTCGCCCACATGCCGACGCAAGAAGGCCAGGCGCCCGGCAAGGTCTCCATGTCCGGCGGCTGGACCTGGGCGATCCCGGCCAAGTCCGCCAACCCCGACCTCGCCTTCGACTTCATCAAGACGATGCAGACCAAGGAGAACGCGAAGCGCTGGTACATCGCCAACTCCGGCATCGCGGTCCGCAAGGACGTGGCCGCCGACCCCGCGTACGTGAAGGCGCAGCCCGGCATCAAGTTCTTCACCGACCTGGTGGCGAGCACCCACTACCGCCCGGCCTACCCCGCGTACCCGAAGGTCTCCACGGCGATCCAGGAGGCGATGGAGTCGGTGACGACCGGGGACGCCTCGGTCGACAAGGCGGCATCGACGTACGACGAGCAGGTGAAGACGGCGTCGGACGGGAAGGTTGTCAAGAAGCCTTAG
- a CDS encoding response regulator, with amino-acid sequence MSDLDRSIRVLVVEDDPVAADAHALYVGRVPGFTAVGKVHSAAQARRFLDRNPVDLLLLDLHLPDGHGLSLARSLRAAGHQADVVAVTSARDLAVVREGVSLGVVQYVLKPFTFATLRDRLVRYAEYRATTGEASGQDEVDRAIATLRSPAPAALPKGLSAPTLERVTHTLREAPEGLTAAAAAETVGISRITARRYLEHLVDSGRAVRSPQYGQVGRPELVYTWK; translated from the coding sequence ATGAGTGACCTCGACCGCAGCATCCGGGTCCTCGTCGTCGAAGACGACCCCGTCGCTGCGGACGCGCACGCGCTGTACGTCGGCCGGGTCCCCGGCTTCACGGCCGTGGGCAAGGTGCACTCGGCGGCGCAGGCCAGGCGGTTCCTGGACCGCAACCCCGTGGACCTGCTCCTGCTCGACCTGCACCTGCCGGACGGCCACGGGCTCTCGCTCGCCCGCTCGCTGCGCGCGGCCGGGCATCAGGCGGACGTCGTCGCGGTCACGTCCGCGCGCGATCTCGCGGTGGTCCGGGAGGGGGTGTCGCTCGGGGTCGTGCAGTACGTGCTGAAGCCGTTCACGTTCGCGACGCTGCGGGACCGCCTGGTGCGCTACGCCGAGTACCGCGCGACGACCGGCGAGGCGTCCGGGCAGGACGAGGTCGACCGGGCGATCGCGACCCTCCGCTCGCCGGCGCCCGCCGCGCTGCCCAAGGGGCTGAGCGCGCCCACCCTCGAGCGGGTCACGCACACACTGCGTGAAGCGCCCGAGGGCCTGACGGCGGCGGCCGCCGCGGAGACGGTGGGCATCTCGCGGATCACGGCCCGCCGGTATCTGGAGCACCTGGTCGACTCCGGGCGGGCCGTGCGCAGCCCGCAGTACGGGCAGGTGGGCCGCCCGGAGCTCGTCTACACCTGGAAGTAG
- a CDS encoding maleylpyruvate isomerase family mycothiol-dependent enzyme: MSHDAGTPLSVARYLDCLAADFERLRGAATPAPTAQVPSCPDWTVTDLVHHVGQVYAHKTQAVLAAAPGTEPEWPPKGTADEEPFALLDRAYAELRTALAAHAPEDPSGTWYAPDQTVGFWIRRMAQETVIHRIDAELAAGGPISPVPDDLAVDGIDELLKVFTAYAVTEWSDYFREPLAASPGRTYEVRAEAEHGATWRIRTGPDPAFTVEAGTATGSPDAILSGTPEALLRDLWNRAGADETSQVRVTGAPEAVEELRICLRISTQ, from the coding sequence ATGAGCCACGATGCAGGCACACCCTTGTCCGTCGCCCGGTATCTCGACTGCCTGGCCGCCGACTTCGAGCGGCTGAGGGGCGCCGCCACGCCGGCCCCGACGGCACAGGTGCCGAGCTGCCCCGACTGGACCGTCACCGACCTGGTGCACCACGTCGGGCAGGTCTACGCACACAAGACGCAGGCCGTACTGGCGGCCGCTCCGGGCACCGAACCGGAGTGGCCGCCGAAAGGCACTGCCGACGAGGAACCGTTCGCCCTCCTGGACCGCGCCTACGCCGAACTGCGGACGGCCCTCGCAGCACACGCGCCGGAGGATCCGTCGGGCACGTGGTACGCCCCGGACCAGACCGTCGGCTTCTGGATCCGCCGCATGGCGCAGGAGACGGTCATCCATCGCATCGACGCCGAACTCGCGGCGGGCGGGCCGATCTCCCCCGTCCCGGACGACCTCGCCGTCGACGGGATCGACGAACTCCTGAAGGTGTTCACGGCCTACGCGGTCACCGAGTGGTCCGACTATTTCCGGGAGCCACTGGCCGCGTCCCCGGGCCGGACGTACGAGGTACGCGCGGAGGCCGAGCACGGCGCGACGTGGCGGATCCGTACGGGACCCGATCCCGCCTTCACGGTCGAGGCCGGCACAGCCACAGGCTCCCCGGACGCCATCCTGAGCGGCACGCCTGAGGCACTGCTCCGCGATCTGTGGAACCGCGCGGGCGCTGACGAGACCTCACAGGTGCGGGTCACCGGGGCTCCGGAGGCAGTCGAGGAATTGCGGATCTGCCTCAGGATTTCCACGCAGTAG
- a CDS encoding MerR family transcriptional regulator yields the protein MRIGELAARAGTTTRALRYYESRGLLPARRGGNGYRTYDEDDLRALRQIRTLQDFGFELEETRPFVECLRAGHPEGDSCPASLAVYRSKVAELDALIGELTAVREKVGGQLARAERAMEALATEQDSAPRCELGE from the coding sequence ATGCGCATCGGAGAGCTCGCCGCCCGCGCCGGTACGACGACGCGGGCGCTCAGGTACTACGAGTCGCGCGGGCTGCTGCCCGCGCGGCGCGGCGGCAATGGCTACCGGACGTACGACGAGGACGACCTGCGGGCCCTGCGGCAGATCCGCACGTTGCAGGACTTCGGGTTCGAGCTCGAGGAGACCCGGCCGTTCGTGGAGTGTCTGCGGGCCGGTCATCCGGAGGGTGACTCGTGTCCTGCGTCGCTGGCCGTGTACCGGAGCAAGGTGGCCGAACTCGATGCGCTGATCGGTGAGTTGACCGCCGTACGGGAGAAGGTCGGCGGGCAGTTGGCGCGCGCCGAGCGGGCCATGGAGGCGCTGGCGACGGAGCAGGACTCCGCGCCGCGCTGTGAACTAGGGGAGTGA
- a CDS encoding YncE family protein, giving the protein MPRITPRIRRSAAVAVALVAGAATAPAAHADTHAAESTSAPAPVTKGLYQSAYSERNHALWTTSAVGRPPVTTSALTRLDPVTLKVEATYTPPVTDASTGAVEAVYGIAVDDEHNTVWVTNTRNNSVAVYSQRNGAHLATLPNVAHAREVVVDEKRDTVWASGFGDGSVVGFDSRTFKEKKRVTVEGAGPTGLTVNERTGTVYAADMTNDQLIEVTRKSTKPRLVPAGDGPLSVALSKNGRTAYTADNTAGTVSVVDLDKGLVTKSVPTGAGTLSVAADDRSGKVVAVNRTDATATVVDPRSGAVVKSVTTGANPNHVEIARGTAYVVDKSGTGPAGEDVLTRFRVR; this is encoded by the coding sequence ATGCCTCGAATCACGCCCAGGATCCGCCGTTCCGCGGCCGTCGCCGTGGCCCTCGTCGCGGGCGCCGCGACGGCCCCCGCCGCGCACGCCGACACCCACGCCGCCGAATCCACCTCCGCCCCCGCCCCCGTCACCAAAGGCCTCTACCAGTCGGCGTACTCGGAGCGGAATCACGCTCTGTGGACCACGTCCGCGGTGGGCCGTCCACCGGTGACCACCTCGGCGCTGACCAGGCTCGACCCGGTCACGCTCAAGGTCGAGGCGACGTACACGCCGCCGGTCACCGACGCCTCCACCGGCGCCGTCGAGGCGGTCTACGGCATCGCGGTCGACGACGAGCACAACACGGTGTGGGTCACCAACACCCGCAACAACTCGGTCGCCGTCTACAGCCAGCGCAACGGCGCCCACCTCGCCACGCTGCCGAACGTCGCCCACGCCCGCGAGGTCGTGGTGGACGAGAAGCGCGACACCGTGTGGGCGAGCGGCTTCGGCGACGGCAGCGTCGTGGGCTTCGACAGCCGCACGTTCAAGGAGAAGAAGCGCGTCACCGTCGAGGGCGCGGGCCCGACCGGCCTCACCGTCAACGAGCGCACCGGCACGGTCTACGCCGCCGACATGACCAACGACCAACTCATCGAGGTCACGCGGAAATCCACGAAGCCGCGGCTCGTCCCGGCCGGTGACGGTCCCCTCTCCGTGGCCCTCTCGAAGAACGGCCGCACCGCCTACACCGCCGACAACACCGCGGGCACCGTCTCCGTCGTCGACCTGGACAAGGGCCTGGTCACCAAGTCGGTGCCGACGGGCGCGGGCACGCTGTCCGTGGCCGCCGACGACCGCTCCGGCAAGGTCGTCGCCGTCAACCGCACCGACGCGACCGCCACCGTCGTCGACCCGCGGTCCGGGGCCGTCGTCAAGTCCGTGACCACGGGGGCCAACCCCAACCACGTCGAGATCGCGCGCGGCACGGCGTACGTGGTGGACAAGTCGGGCACGGGGCCGGCGGGCGAGGACGTGCTGACGCGCTTCCGCGTCCGCTAG
- the trxA gene encoding thioredoxin codes for MAFRDVTDADFEEQVVKADRPVLVEFTAEWCGPCKQLAPVLKAVAEEERERLDVVAIDVDVNPDTAVKYGVMSMPTLMVFKGGEPVWSRVGARSKRKLLEELETELEPVSR; via the coding sequence ATGGCGTTTCGGGACGTGACCGATGCGGACTTCGAGGAGCAGGTCGTCAAGGCCGACCGGCCGGTGCTCGTGGAGTTCACGGCCGAGTGGTGCGGGCCGTGCAAGCAGCTGGCGCCGGTGCTGAAGGCGGTGGCGGAGGAGGAGCGGGAGCGCCTTGACGTCGTGGCGATCGACGTCGACGTCAATCCGGACACGGCCGTGAAATACGGAGTGATGTCCATGCCGACACTGATGGTCTTCAAGGGCGGCGAGCCGGTGTGGTCGCGCGTCGGGGCCCGGTCGAAGCGGAAGCTGCTGGAGGAGCTGGAGACCGAGCTGGAGCCCGTGAGCCGATAG